One Sphingobium sp. Z007 genomic window, GACATCCTCCGCACTGCCTCACCCAAAGTCCGCAGGATCTTGCATCCTCATTTATATTGTTGCGCCTGTTCTATCGCTTCGCCGAGAAGAGTGCGCCATCTGTCGGCGAGGCGCTCGTCCTGCGGTCGGCCACCTTTTACTTGGCGTGCCTTCACGACGAACTGGCTTAAGGACAGACAATATCAGGCTTTGTGGTTCACGATGAGTTCAGTGCTGCGTGGCTACGGAGATCGGCAAGAGTGGCTGGTTCGAAGCGCTAAGGAGAGAAAAGATGCAGCGAAAGATCCTTCTCGTCCTCGCTAGTGCCGCCCTCGCGATATTGACGGCGTCTCCCGCCTTGGCGCGGGACCGGCATGGCGGCGGCCACCATCGGGGCGGGCATGGCGGGGTTGGCATCAACGTTGGTCGCGGAGCTGGATATTACGGTGGCTACCGCTATGCCCCCCGGTCCGCCTACTACGATGACCCTTATTTATATGATCGGCGCATCAGCTACCGGCAACGGGGCTATTACGACGACAATCGAGGCTATCGCCGTGACCATCATGACAGACGGCGGGAAGAGCGGCATCATTGACACAAATTGCAGCCATGGGTCGATCGGCCAGCGGATTAAGGACAATATGACCATGAAAATAGCGCAGATGTTGTCGATGTCAGCTTTCGCTGCGGCGCTTGCATCTCCGAGCGTCGCGCAGACGCAATCTCACGGAGCAGGTGTCAATTGGAGCGGAGGACATGGCGGCGTTAGCTGGGATGGCGGGCACGGCTATGGCGGCTATCCTGTGAGCAATTCGCCACCCACATATCGCTCGCCTGCAGCCCAACAGCCGGCGAACATGCCGCAGCGCCGCGGTCAAGTCGTCAGACCCGACTACGCAGGCCCGACCCCGGCGCTACCGCGCGCCAGTGGTGATAGCAGCGCCCGCCCCGGACGCGGCGGGCGATAAGTCGATTATCTGTTCTTTCCGTTTCATATAACGCCGGGGCCCAGCGAGGAGCCTGCCAATTGCGAAAATGGTCACCAGGGTCCAAGATTGGCCGTCGTTGCTTAATCAAGAAAGGGGTCGCATCGGCAATTACCCGCCGATGCCGCGTCACCGCTATCGCGTAGCCCACTGTCAATAAGAGACTTAACTGAACGGTTGCTGCGGACACTATTCCGGAAGTATTCATCCCAACGGGCTCAATACATATCCATGACGATCCGTCATACAGTGAAGGAAAGATCATGAGGAAGTATTTGATCGCAGCTGCGGCGTTCCTGGCCTTTGCCGCCCCAGCGGCGATGGCCCAGTCTCGGGATGGATATCGCGGCGGCCAGGACCATGGTGCGCAGCGTGGCTACGGCAACTCAGGCGGTTACGGTTACAACGGAGCATATGATTACGATGGCAACTATCGCCAGACATATCGCAACGAGCGCCGACAGGCCTACAGGCACAACAATCAAGAATATCGCAACGATCGGGGATATCGCAACGAATGGCGTCACGAACGACAGGAGCGCCGTGAGCACCGCCGCGATGATCGCTACTAGGCTTGTTGTCTGGAAGTGTCGGGCCGGGTGCCTCGTTTCGGGTGTCTAGTTTCTCACGAACGAATAGGCATTTTTACCGCGCAACCAGAAGCGGTGCACCTCGGCGATGCGGGGGCCGTGTGGCCAGCTCGCCGAAACGGCAGAGCTGGCTATTTCGCCGCCGCAAGCGCTGAACAGTCTGGTCATGCAACTCACAGCGGCAAAATGCGACGGCGCTGCGTCATTAGAGTGTGGGTGGTTTTTTGCCGCCAGTAGCGGCACATGGTTCCAGCCCGCCGTCGCGGACATACGTTAAGCGCCAGATGGAGCCGATGTGGGGGAGTGGATTCAACAACTGATTGACCAACTCGGCTATGTCGGCATTGCCATCCTGATGTTTGCCGAGACGGTTTTTCCGCCCCTCCCATCCGAGGTGATCATGCCGCTTGCCGGGCTCCGCGCAGCGCGCGGATCGCTGTCGCTGGCGGGCGCAGTCGCTGCGGGTTCCGCGGGCGCGATGGCGGGGAACCTTTGCTGGTATTTCGCCGCGCGATCGCTCGGCGTTCACGGGTTTCGTCGGCTGCTCGAGCGCCATGGGCGATGGCTGGCACTCGATTGGTCGGAGGTCGAGCGTTCGAGGGACTGGTTAGACAGACACGGCGCCGCTTTTGTGTGTCTCGGGCGACTCATTCCGACGGTTAGATCAGTCGTGTCGGTTCCGGCAGGAATGCTTAAGATGCCGCTGCCTCGTTTTGCAGCCTGGTCTGCAGCTGGAACAGTCGCCTGGACGGCCGCGCTGACGGTTGCCGGATATGCGCTGGGACAACAATATACGCAGGTGGAGCGTTATGTCGGGCCGGTCTCCACCGCTATCATCGTGCTGCTAGTAATCGGCTACGGCTGGCGGGTCGTTCGCTGGCACCGCAAGCCATGACGCGCGCGCTTAACAGAGTGGTGCTTGCGCTTACGCGAGCCAATGAGCATGGCGGCGTAAAATGAAAGTTCACGATGAAGTTCCTGCGGCCGCGGATTTATATTGGCGGGTGGAACGGGCGACACGCGCCACCGTAATCGTCGATGCGGACGGTTATTTCACAGCCCTACGTTCGGCGATGCTGAAAGCCGAAAGGCGCATCTTGCTTGTCGGCTGGGATTTTGACGCGCGCATCAATTTCGCACACGGCGGACAAGATGGCGGTCCGCCGACCGTGGGGGCGTTCATAAGCTGGCTGGTGAAGCAGAAGCCTGGCCTTCACGTTCATATCTTGCGCTGGGATACTGGCGCTCTCAAGACACTCTTTCACGGTCGCACTCTGCTCACAATCCTTCGCTGGATCCGCGACCCGCAAATCCACCTCAAGCTTGATGGACATCATCCCT contains:
- a CDS encoding DedA family protein encodes the protein MGEWIQQLIDQLGYVGIAILMFAETVFPPLPSEVIMPLAGLRAARGSLSLAGAVAAGSAGAMAGNLCWYFAARSLGVHGFRRLLERHGRWLALDWSEVERSRDWLDRHGAAFVCLGRLIPTVRSVVSVPAGMLKMPLPRFAAWSAAGTVAWTAALTVAGYALGQQYTQVERYVGPVSTAIIVLLVIGYGWRVVRWHRKP